CTCATTCCGGCGCCTCGTGCGCGCCACCGGCCTGACGCTGCTGATCGCGTACACGACCTATCTGCTCTTTCCGGTGTACTTCGAGCGGCCGCATCTGGAGGTGACCTCGCTTCATACGTGGCTCCTTTCGCACCAGTACATGGACAAGCACTACAACCATTATCCGAGCCTCCATGAGGCCTTGAGTTGGCTAGCGGACTTTGCGTCGCAGGTGTCCCGCAGATCCCGGTTCGGCCTCGTTGTCTTGGCCGCGGGCATCAGCGTCTCGACGGTGTTCGTGAAGCAGCATTACATCGTCGATGTGCTGTATGGTTGCGCACTGGCTTGGGTCGCGTGGTGGCTCGCGCGTTCCCGCGCGCTCGAAGGCAAGTCCACACGGGCCATTCTCTTGAGGGGCTGACCCTCGACTATAATCGCCCTTTTCCACGCACGAGATCCCACAACCCGTCACCATGAGCCTTTCCGCCGGCACCCGCCTCGGCCCGTACGAAGTCGTCGCCCTGCTTGGCGCCGGCGGCATGGGTGAGGTCTACAAAGCCCGCGACACGCGCCTCGACCGCCCCGTCGCGATCAAAGTCCTCTCGCCGCTGCTCGCGGCCGACCCTCAGTTCCGCGACCGCTTTGACCGCGAGGCGCGCGTCATTTCGCAACTCGATCATCCTCATATCTGCGCGCTCTACGACGTCGGGGACTACCAGGGCGCGTCGTTTTTCGTCATGCAGTATCTGGAGGGCGAGACGCTCGCCCAGCGCATCAGCAGGGGCGCGCTCCCGCTCGACCGGGCGCTCGATCTGGGCATGCAGATTGCCAGCGCTCTGGACGCGGCACACCGGGCCGGCGTCGTGCATCGCGACCTGAAACCGGGCAACGTGATGCTGGCGACGGCGGGCACGTCTCGACCCGGCGCATCGCTGCCAGCCGCGCCAGAGACAGCACAGGCCAAATTGCTGGACTTCGGCCTCGCGAAGCTCGTCGAGCCGCCGGCGGGCGGCATGGAGGCGGAAACGGTTGCCTACCCTCATACCGCTCTCGGCATGGTCGTCGGCACGACACGCTACATGTCGCCCGAACAGGCGCGCGGCCTGACCGTTGACGCCCGATCGGATCTGTTCAGCTACGGCGTCGTGCTCTACGAGATGCTGGCCGGTCGTGCCCCGTTCGAGGCCTCGACGGCCACCGACGTCATCGTCGCGATTCTGGAGCACGAGCCGACGCCGTTGACGCGACATCGGGGAGACGCCCCACTGGAAATCCACCGCATCGTTTCCAAGTGCCTCGAGAAGGACGTCACGCGGCGGTACGCCTCGTCGCGAGACCTGCTGGATGACCTGGAGCGACTCAAGGCGGAAGGCTCCGGGACGCGGAGCGTTGCCAAGGCGGCGCCCTCGATCGCCGTGCTCCCGTTCGTCAACATGAGCAACGACTCGGAGAACGAGTATTTCTGCGACGGCATCGCTGAAGATCTCATCGGCGCGCTCACCAAGATCGATCAGCTGCGCGTCGCGGCGAGAACGTCGGCCTTCTCGTTCAAAGGGAAGCAGACGGATCTGAAGGAGATCGGCCGTACCCTCAACGTCACGACGGTGCTCGAAGGGAGCGTGCGCAAGGCCGGTACCCGGCTGAGGGTCAGCGCGCAGCTCGTGAACATCGCGGAGGGATATCAACTCTGGTCGGAACGATACGACCGGCAGCTCGACGATGTGTTCGAGATCCAAGACGAGATTTCCGCGTCGATCGTCAAGGCGTTGAAGGTCAAGCTACTCGGCGAAGAGCCCGCTGTGCTCGTCAAGCGCCAGACGACGAACATCGAGGCGTATCAGCTCTATCTCAAAGGCCGGCATCACTGGCACAAATGGAACGCGGCGGAATTCGCAAAGTCGCAGGAGTGCATGGAGCGTGCGATCGGGCTGGATCCGGAATATGCGATCGCGTACTTCGGGCTCGCGGACGTCTATCTTGCCAGCGGAGCGATCGGTCTCCGGCCCTACCCCGAGCTGCTGCCACACGCCAGCGCGGCGCTCACGCGCGCGCTCGAACTCGACCCGGATCTGGCCGAAGCCTGGGCCCTCATGACGGTCGTTCACTTGTACCGATGGGAGTGGAGCGCCGCGGAACAGGCCGCGACACGGGCCATTGCGCTGAACCCTCGGCTCGGTCCTGCGCACATGGTGCGATCGCTCGTCTACTTCTACTCGGGACAGGTCGAGTTGACGCTGTCAGATGCCAATCGAGGCGTGGCGCTCGACCCGCTCGCGCCGCTGTGGCACATGGCGCTGGTCGACGCCCATATCGCCCAGCGGAACTACAC
This DNA window, taken from Gemmatimonadaceae bacterium, encodes the following:
- a CDS encoding phosphatase PAP2 family protein; the encoded protein is SFRRLVRATGLTLLIAYTTYLLFPVYFERPHLEVTSLHTWLLSHQYMDKHYNHYPSLHEALSWLADFASQVSRRSRFGLVVLAAGISVSTVFVKQHYIVDVLYGCALAWVAWWLARSRALEGKSTRAILLRG
- a CDS encoding protein kinase codes for the protein MSLSAGTRLGPYEVVALLGAGGMGEVYKARDTRLDRPVAIKVLSPLLAADPQFRDRFDREARVISQLDHPHICALYDVGDYQGASFFVMQYLEGETLAQRISRGALPLDRALDLGMQIASALDAAHRAGVVHRDLKPGNVMLATAGTSRPGASLPAAPETAQAKLLDFGLAKLVEPPAGGMEAETVAYPHTALGMVVGTTRYMSPEQARGLTVDARSDLFSYGVVLYEMLAGRAPFEASTATDVIVAILEHEPTPLTRHRGDAPLEIHRIVSKCLEKDVTRRYASSRDLLDDLERLKAEGSGTRSVAKAAPSIAVLPFVNMSNDSENEYFCDGIAEDLIGALTKIDQLRVAARTSAFSFKGKQTDLKEIGRTLNVTTVLEGSVRKAGTRLRVSAQLVNIAEGYQLWSERYDRQLDDVFEIQDEISASIVKALKVKLLGEEPAVLVKRQTTNIEAYQLYLKGRHHWHKWNAAEFAKSQECMERAIGLDPEYAIAYFGLADVYLASGAIGLRPYPELLPHASAALTRALELDPDLAEAWALMTVVHLYRWEWSAAEQAATRAIALNPRLGPAHMVRSLVYFYSGQVELTLSDANRGVALDPLAPLWHMALVDAHIAQRNYTAAARSTEVLLDLDPTFWWGHHFRGTLAVIAGRIDDAVQHFAEAVRCSGGAPQAVGLLAGALGRSGDCAAAERELATLLERRRTQHVPAISIALAYAGLGQPDRAFEWLERTFEERDIWLIAEVLYMHNLDPVRHDPRMADLRRRIAERGVRAEVEG